The following coding sequences lie in one Caproicibacterium argilliputei genomic window:
- a CDS encoding ComEC/Rec2 family competence protein has protein sequence MRWIDLHNVEYGECVVLGTDSNSLLMVDCGSLNTVIREGARNFKEYAQKSLTARYSGVAHRAFLLTHYHRDHACGLWDILDAQPNYFEELYLPCSPCDERGLPLLLEFALFAYVFLPRQGFCGQVSTGALKSFSRVLRQTQQGTAYALGQGDCFVSGGVTFECLWPPRQDYPFDEGFADAVERLHRYVEQPEQPGADLLQDFLDDFYTFCNLYTRLCTQCPVQSADAAAALAVLDRIDALAPALACLPAAAEVCALLESQSVREAYSRQVNAASLVFQNVRTESGSTDDVLMTGDATPETIAAVEPLLYHDYYAVKAPHHGTHSAVSPVLLGLSAAHVLLSCGEAPDGARCIAAEWAAMPAMKHCTVSNCAFLQAGGGCCNRTALCWDSGGLALRCPGNRRGEPLCGIRVVGTQARGCVCDTGAQESKLW, from the coding sequence ATGCGTTGGATTGATTTACATAATGTTGAGTACGGCGAATGTGTGGTTCTGGGCACCGATTCCAATAGCCTGCTGATGGTGGACTGCGGCAGCCTCAACACCGTGATTCGCGAAGGCGCGCGGAACTTTAAAGAATATGCGCAGAAAAGCCTGACGGCACGCTACAGCGGCGTTGCCCATCGGGCTTTTTTGCTGACGCATTATCACCGCGACCACGCCTGCGGCCTGTGGGATATTCTGGACGCGCAGCCGAACTATTTTGAGGAGCTGTACCTGCCCTGCTCCCCCTGCGATGAGCGCGGCCTGCCGCTGCTGCTCGAATTTGCTTTATTTGCGTATGTGTTTTTGCCGCGGCAGGGCTTCTGCGGTCAGGTCAGCACCGGCGCGCTCAAGTCCTTTTCCCGTGTGCTGCGCCAGACACAGCAAGGCACCGCCTATGCGCTGGGGCAGGGGGACTGCTTCGTTTCCGGCGGCGTGACGTTCGAGTGCCTGTGGCCGCCGCGGCAGGACTACCCCTTTGACGAGGGCTTCGCGGACGCGGTGGAGCGCCTGCACCGCTATGTGGAGCAGCCGGAACAGCCGGGTGCGGATTTGCTGCAGGATTTTCTGGATGATTTCTATACTTTTTGCAATTTGTATACCCGGCTTTGCACGCAGTGCCCGGTGCAGAGTGCAGACGCCGCCGCCGCGCTGGCGGTGCTTGACCGCATTGACGCCCTTGCCCCCGCGCTGGCGTGTCTGCCTGCCGCCGCCGAGGTTTGTGCCCTGCTGGAAAGCCAGTCGGTGCGCGAAGCGTACAGCCGGCAGGTGAATGCCGCTTCCCTTGTGTTTCAAAATGTGCGTACGGAAAGCGGCAGTACCGACGATGTTTTAATGACCGGCGACGCTACGCCCGAAACCATTGCCGCGGTAGAGCCGCTTCTGTACCATGATTACTATGCCGTGAAAGCGCCGCACCACGGCACGCACAGCGCGGTTTCGCCGGTGCTGCTGGGGCTTTCCGCCGCGCACGTGCTGCTTTCCTGCGGTGAAGCCCCCGATGGCGCGCGCTGTATCGCCGCGGAGTGGGCCGCCATGCCCGCCATGAAGCACTGCACCGTTTCCAACTGCGCCTTTCTGCAGGCAGGCGGCGGCTGCTGCAACCGCACGGCGCTTTGCTGGGACAGCGGCGGCCTGGCACTGCGCTGCCCCGGCAACCGCCGCGGCGAGCCGCTTTGTGGCATCCGTGTGGTGGGCACACAGGCGCGCGGCTGCGTGTGTGACACCGGCGCGCAGGAGAGCAAATTGTGGTAA